In Streptomyces longhuiensis, the following proteins share a genomic window:
- a CDS encoding C39 family peptidase has protein sequence MTFCTTCALPSLTQFASPELVEAIVEGGHDRADDPAWETSGAATVEEYALWCGHLCGLTCLRMALGPDAPSLFDLRDGALKYGAYTVDADGGIHGLIYAPFAEYAREELDLDATVHRTLTVGEIAGLLDEGRTVMASVHYGVRRPERPAPGKGGHLVLLTARDGDRFHFHNPSGISPETRCAELPSATFETFFAGRGVSLGAGRGAGPRA, from the coding sequence GTGACGTTCTGCACCACCTGCGCCCTGCCGAGCCTGACGCAGTTCGCCTCGCCCGAACTCGTCGAGGCCATCGTGGAGGGCGGCCACGACCGCGCCGACGACCCCGCCTGGGAGACCTCGGGCGCGGCCACGGTGGAGGAGTACGCGCTGTGGTGCGGCCATCTGTGCGGCCTGACCTGCCTGCGCATGGCGCTCGGCCCGGACGCGCCCAGCCTGTTCGACCTGCGCGACGGAGCGCTCAAGTACGGCGCGTACACCGTGGACGCGGACGGCGGCATCCACGGTCTGATCTACGCCCCGTTCGCCGAGTACGCCCGCGAGGAACTCGACCTGGACGCGACCGTCCACCGCACACTGACGGTCGGCGAGATCGCGGGGCTGCTCGACGAGGGCCGTACGGTCATGGCCTCGGTCCACTACGGAGTCCGTCGCCCGGAGCGGCCCGCGCCCGGCAAGGGCGGACACCTGGTCCTGCTCACGGCACGCGACGGTGACCGCTTCCACTTCCACAACCCGTCGGGGATCAGCCCCGAAACCCGTTGCGCCGAGCTGCCGTCGGCGACGTTCGAGACGTTCTTCGCGGGGCGGGGGGTCTCGTTGGGCGCAGGACGTGGAGCGGGTCCGAGGGCGTAG
- a CDS encoding pyridoxal phosphate-dependent aminotransferase — MEFRQSSKLSEVCYEIRGPVIEHANALEEAGHSVLRLNTGNPALFGFEAPEEIVQDMIRMLPQAHGYTDSRGVLSARRAVAQRYQALGLEVGVDDVFLGNGVSELVSMAVQALLEDGDEVLIPAPDFPLWTAVTTLSGGKAVHYVCDESADWYPDLDDMAAKITDRTKAVVIINPNNPTGAVYPKEIIEDILDLARRHGLMVLADEIYDQILYDDAVHHSAAALAPDLVVLTFCGLSKTYRVAGFRSGWLVVTGPRQHARNYLEGLTMLASMRLCANAPAQYAIQAALGGRQSIRELTAPGGRLLEQRDKAWEKLNEIPGVSCVKPKGALYAFPRIDPKVHPIVDDEKFVLDLLLREKIQVVQGTGFNWPRPDHFRILTLPYADDLDAAISRIGRFLSGYRQ, encoded by the coding sequence ATGGAGTTCCGGCAGTCGAGCAAGCTCAGCGAGGTCTGCTACGAGATCCGCGGCCCGGTGATCGAGCACGCCAACGCCCTCGAGGAGGCGGGCCACAGCGTTCTGCGCCTCAACACCGGCAACCCCGCGCTCTTCGGCTTCGAGGCGCCCGAGGAGATCGTCCAGGACATGATCCGGATGCTCCCCCAGGCCCATGGCTACACCGACTCACGGGGTGTCCTGTCCGCCCGCCGCGCCGTCGCCCAGCGCTACCAGGCGCTCGGCCTGGAGGTCGGCGTCGACGACGTGTTCCTCGGCAACGGCGTGTCCGAGCTGGTCTCCATGGCCGTACAGGCGCTCCTGGAGGACGGTGACGAAGTCCTCATCCCCGCCCCGGACTTCCCGCTGTGGACGGCCGTCACGACACTCTCCGGCGGCAAGGCCGTGCACTACGTCTGCGACGAGTCGGCCGACTGGTACCCCGACCTCGACGACATGGCCGCGAAGATCACCGACCGCACCAAGGCCGTCGTCATCATCAACCCCAACAACCCCACGGGCGCCGTCTACCCGAAGGAGATCATCGAGGACATCCTCGACCTCGCCCGCCGGCACGGCCTGATGGTGCTCGCCGACGAGATCTACGACCAGATCCTGTACGACGACGCGGTCCACCACAGCGCCGCCGCCCTCGCCCCCGACCTGGTCGTCCTCACCTTCTGCGGCCTCTCCAAGACCTACCGCGTCGCGGGCTTCCGCTCCGGCTGGCTGGTCGTCACGGGACCACGGCAGCACGCCCGCAACTATCTGGAGGGCCTGACGATGCTCGCCTCCATGCGGCTGTGCGCCAACGCCCCCGCCCAGTACGCCATCCAGGCCGCGCTCGGCGGCCGCCAGTCCATCCGCGAACTCACCGCGCCGGGCGGACGCCTCCTCGAACAGCGCGACAAGGCCTGGGAGAAGCTCAACGAGATCCCGGGCGTCTCCTGCGTGAAGCCCAAGGGTGCCCTGTACGCGTTCCCGCGCATCGACCCCAAGGTCCACCCCATCGTCGACGACGAGAAGTTCGTCCTCGACCTGCTGCTGCGCGAAAAGATCCAGGTCGTCCAGGGCACCGGCTTCAACTGGCCGCGCCCGGACCACTTCCGCATCCTCACCCTCCCGTACGCTGACGATCTAGACGCCGCGATCAGCCGGATCGGCCGCTTCCTGAGTGGGTACCGCCAGTGA
- a CDS encoding winged helix-turn-helix transcriptional regulator has translation MPRRSYDQYCAAARALDAVGDRWTLLIVRELLAGPRRYTDLHADLPGVSTDVLASRLKDMEREGLAERRRLPAPVSAYVYELTSRGRQLLPVLQALGEWGAPALGERRATDAVRAHWFALPLLSHLERLGGEGVVEVRLDEGEFHVRVGGSGADGPVYGEGPVAGEPDARLVLGTETCVAVVRGELTLEEAARAGHVAVSGDGALAKALRVA, from the coding sequence ATGCCACGCCGAAGCTACGACCAGTACTGCGCCGCCGCCCGCGCCCTCGACGCCGTCGGAGACCGCTGGACGCTCCTGATCGTCCGTGAGCTCCTCGCGGGGCCGCGCCGCTACACCGACCTGCACGCCGACCTGCCCGGCGTCAGCACGGACGTACTCGCCTCACGGCTGAAGGACATGGAGCGCGAGGGCCTCGCGGAGCGCCGCAGGCTGCCCGCGCCGGTCTCGGCGTACGTCTATGAACTGACGTCGCGCGGGCGGCAGTTGCTGCCGGTGCTCCAGGCGCTGGGGGAGTGGGGCGCACCCGCCCTGGGCGAGCGCAGGGCCACGGACGCGGTGCGCGCGCACTGGTTCGCCCTGCCGCTCCTGAGCCATCTGGAGCGGCTCGGTGGTGAGGGCGTGGTGGAAGTGCGCCTCGACGAGGGGGAGTTCCATGTGCGGGTCGGCGGCTCGGGCGCGGACGGGCCCGTCTACGGCGAGGGACCCGTGGCCGGCGAGCCCGACGCGCGGCTCGTCCTCGGCACGGAGACCTGCGTCGCCGTGGTGCGGGGTGAACTGACACTGGAGGAGGCGGCGCGCGCGGGCCATGTCGCCGTGTCGGGAGACGGCGCCTTGGCGAAGGCGCTGCGCGTGGCGTGA
- a CDS encoding VWA domain-containing protein — MIIRKRLAAGTCVLFAALTMGLTPVGASAADNPDGQPTAAPKVELVLDVSGSMRARDIDGGSRMAAAKQAFNEVLDATPKEVELGIRTLGANYRGEDRKVGCKDTAQLYPVGPLDRTEAKTAVATLSPTGWTPIGPALLKAAEDIDVGSGGDGSRRIVLISDGEDTCQPLDPCEVARDIAAKGINLTIDTLGLVPDAKTRDQLSCIAEATGGTYTSVRHTDELTDRVGQLVDRAADPVVNPVAVEGAKECTGAPEIKPGLYTDRETFGEHRFYRVSVAPGQELRASVSVAADRAVNKDYGVLLRAVTEHGREIVRGSEAGDGRTDVISTGLRYPKPEQGDDEAAAETVCLQVSNSYSAPASVKTTPGLPVELTVDVVDAPSAASDVAAFGLGRGWWLLGALVLTGFAAGVLWGWISRWRVAVWRTN; from the coding sequence ATGATCATAAGAAAACGGCTGGCGGCGGGAACCTGTGTCCTGTTCGCCGCCCTGACCATGGGGCTGACGCCCGTCGGCGCCTCCGCGGCGGACAACCCTGACGGGCAGCCCACGGCCGCCCCCAAGGTCGAGCTCGTGCTCGACGTGAGCGGTTCCATGCGGGCGCGCGACATCGACGGCGGGTCCCGGATGGCCGCCGCGAAGCAGGCGTTCAACGAGGTGCTCGACGCGACGCCGAAGGAGGTCGAGCTCGGCATCCGCACGCTGGGCGCCAACTACCGCGGCGAGGACCGGAAGGTGGGCTGCAAGGACACCGCCCAGCTCTACCCGGTCGGGCCGCTCGACCGCACTGAGGCGAAGACCGCCGTCGCCACCCTCTCGCCGACCGGCTGGACGCCGATCGGACCGGCGCTCCTGAAGGCGGCCGAGGACATCGACGTCGGCTCCGGCGGCGACGGATCGCGCCGCATCGTCCTCATCAGCGACGGCGAGGACACGTGCCAGCCGCTCGACCCGTGCGAGGTCGCGCGCGACATCGCCGCCAAGGGCATCAACCTCACCATCGACACGCTCGGCCTGGTCCCGGACGCCAAGACGCGTGACCAGCTCAGCTGCATCGCCGAGGCCACCGGCGGCACGTACACCTCCGTACGGCACACCGACGAACTCACCGACCGCGTAGGCCAGTTGGTGGACCGGGCGGCCGATCCCGTGGTCAACCCCGTGGCCGTCGAGGGCGCAAAGGAGTGCACCGGAGCGCCGGAGATCAAGCCCGGTCTGTACACGGACCGCGAGACGTTCGGCGAGCACCGCTTCTATCGCGTGTCCGTCGCTCCCGGGCAGGAGCTGCGCGCCTCGGTGAGCGTCGCCGCGGACCGCGCCGTCAACAAGGACTACGGTGTGCTGCTGCGCGCCGTCACCGAGCACGGCCGTGAGATCGTCCGGGGCTCGGAGGCGGGCGACGGGCGTACGGACGTGATCTCGACGGGTCTGCGCTACCCGAAGCCCGAGCAGGGCGACGACGAGGCGGCGGCCGAGACCGTGTGCCTCCAGGTGTCGAACTCCTACTCGGCCCCCGCGTCGGTCAAGACGACGCCGGGCCTCCCGGTCGAGCTGACCGTCGATGTCGTGGACGCGCCGAGCGCGGCGTCCGACGTGGCCGCGTTCGGCCTCGGCCGCGGTTGGTGGCTGCTCGGCGCCCTGGTGCTCACCGGCTTCGCCGCGGGTGTGCTGTGGGGCTGGATCTCGCGCTGGCGGGTCGCGGTCTGGAGGACCAACTGA
- a CDS encoding FAD-dependent monooxygenase, with amino-acid sequence MVDGGRVAVVGGSIAGCAAALAAHRGGADEIVVYERAAGSLAERGVGLAVHDARYAELESAGYMDAGMPWVGLVRRRWYVRAGDGGSARDTVLGREIATMPFPFRTYNWGPLWRELRRAVPAGVEFRTGAAVARVEATAGGARVHCADGGAEEFGLVIGADGYRSAVRASAFPDVQPRYAGYLAWRGAFPAQRLAEPGLWAEEDCAYVVFPGGHLIVYRIPDGGPAGGRRVNWVLYTAPPPGVDAALRVDLPTSLPPGTLTDALRSHLAHVAEELLPPYWGDLVRLTAPDELSLQPMYDFTAPRYATGRFMLTGDAATVARPHTGAGAVKALQDGAALESAFRAASSWDEALAAYDGSRTAAGGALVGLGRSLGRALVQETPDWRELDQAGLEAWWAQADGTGVFGGKQLDSGTGPHPR; translated from the coding sequence ATGGTGGACGGTGGCCGGGTCGCGGTCGTGGGCGGGAGCATCGCCGGGTGCGCGGCGGCTCTCGCGGCCCATCGCGGGGGCGCGGACGAGATCGTCGTGTACGAGCGGGCCGCGGGCTCCCTCGCGGAACGCGGCGTGGGGCTCGCGGTGCACGACGCACGGTACGCCGAGCTGGAGTCGGCCGGGTACATGGACGCGGGCATGCCGTGGGTGGGCCTGGTGCGCCGCCGCTGGTACGTGCGCGCCGGGGACGGCGGGTCCGCGAGGGACACAGTGCTCGGCCGCGAGATCGCCACCATGCCGTTCCCGTTCCGTACGTACAACTGGGGGCCGCTCTGGCGCGAGCTGCGCCGGGCGGTGCCGGCGGGCGTCGAGTTCCGGACGGGTGCGGCCGTGGCACGGGTCGAGGCGACGGCGGGCGGGGCCCGCGTGCACTGCGCGGACGGCGGCGCCGAGGAGTTCGGCCTCGTCATCGGCGCGGACGGCTATCGCTCGGCGGTCAGGGCCAGCGCGTTCCCCGACGTACAGCCGCGGTACGCGGGATATCTGGCGTGGCGGGGCGCGTTCCCCGCGCAGCGCCTCGCCGAGCCCGGGCTGTGGGCCGAGGAGGACTGCGCGTACGTCGTGTTCCCCGGCGGGCACCTCATCGTCTACCGGATCCCGGACGGCGGCCCGGCCGGCGGTCGGCGCGTGAACTGGGTTCTCTACACGGCTCCCCCGCCGGGCGTCGACGCGGCGCTGCGCGTCGACCTGCCGACGAGCCTGCCGCCCGGCACCCTCACCGACGCGCTGCGCTCCCACCTCGCCCACGTGGCCGAGGAGTTGCTTCCGCCGTACTGGGGCGACCTGGTCCGCCTCACCGCCCCGGACGAGCTCTCGCTCCAGCCCATGTACGACTTCACGGCCCCGCGGTACGCGACGGGCCGGTTCATGCTGACCGGCGACGCGGCGACGGTCGCGCGTCCGCACACGGGGGCGGGCGCGGTGAAAGCCCTCCAGGACGGCGCCGCTCTCGAATCGGCGTTCCGCGCCGCGTCCTCCTGGGACGAGGCGCTCGCCGCGTACGACGGCTCCCGCACGGCGGCCGGCGGGGCGCTGGTCGGGCTCGGGCGGAGCCTGGGCCGGGCGCTCGTTCAGGAGACCCCGGACTGGCGGGAGTTGGACCAGGCCGGGCTCGAGGCATGGTGGGCACAGGCGGACGGAACCGGCGTGTTCGGCGGGAAACAGCTGGATTCCGGCACCGGCCCGCATCCCCGCTGA
- a CDS encoding HipA family kinase, which yields MLREVTAVRYLTPLRTGGSVPGVVEADDLGTYVVKFTGSAQGRKALVAEIVVGELARRLGLRFPELVLTHFDPEVAAHEPHQEVQDLLRASDGLNLGMDFLPGAKDFTPEVAAAFTVDPLEAGKVVWLDALTVNVDRTIHSSNLMIWPTFGIQEPKLWLIDHGAALIFHHRWDASAPDKAYDFRHHALGAYGPDTAAADAELAPLVTEEMLREITALVPDAWLIDEPGFATPDEVREAYVSYLAARARTSAAWLPTDFPSSDQLAAADARRAADTEKGRPDWLKRVPDLHGRPAAEQDWSVHLG from the coding sequence GTGCTGCGAGAAGTGACGGCTGTCCGGTACCTGACCCCCCTGCGGACCGGCGGCTCCGTGCCGGGGGTCGTCGAGGCCGACGACCTGGGGACCTACGTCGTGAAGTTCACCGGCTCCGCGCAGGGCCGGAAGGCGCTCGTCGCGGAGATCGTCGTCGGTGAGCTCGCGCGTCGGCTCGGGCTGCGCTTCCCCGAGCTGGTCCTCACACACTTCGACCCCGAGGTGGCCGCCCACGAGCCGCACCAGGAGGTCCAGGACCTGCTGCGCGCGAGCGACGGGCTCAACCTCGGGATGGACTTCCTGCCGGGCGCGAAGGACTTCACGCCCGAGGTCGCCGCCGCCTTCACGGTCGACCCGCTGGAGGCCGGGAAGGTCGTGTGGCTCGACGCCCTCACGGTCAACGTGGACCGCACGATCCACAGTTCGAACCTGATGATCTGGCCCACCTTCGGCATCCAGGAGCCGAAGCTGTGGCTGATCGACCACGGCGCGGCCCTGATCTTCCACCACCGCTGGGACGCGTCCGCGCCCGACAAGGCGTACGACTTCCGCCATCACGCCCTCGGCGCCTACGGGCCCGACACGGCGGCCGCCGACGCGGAGCTGGCCCCCCTCGTCACCGAGGAGATGCTCCGCGAGATCACCGCCCTCGTCCCCGACGCGTGGCTGATCGACGAGCCGGGCTTCGCCACGCCGGACGAGGTCCGCGAGGCATACGTCTCCTACCTCGCGGCCCGCGCCCGCACCTCCGCCGCCTGGCTGCCGACGGACTTCCCGTCGAGCGACCAGCTCGCGGCCGCCGACGCGCGCCGCGCCGCCGACACGGAGAAGGGCCGCCCCGACTGGCTCAAGCGCGTCCCCGACCTGCACGGCAGACCGGCCGCCGAACAGGACTGGTCCGTCCACCTCGGCTGA
- the aceB gene encoding malate synthase A, protein MSAPAPSPLAIVDAEPLPRQEEVLTDAALAFVAELHRLFTPRRDELLTRRAERRAEIARTSTLDFLPETAHIREDTTWRVAPAPAALNDRRVEITGPTDRKMTINALNSGAKVWLADFEDASAPTWENVVLGQVNLVDAYTRNIDFTDERTGKSYALKGNDELATVVMRPRGWHLDERHLTDEAGRPVPGALVDFGLYFFHNAKRLIELGKGPYFYLPKTESHLEARLWNEIFVFAQDYVGIPQGTVRATVLIETITAAYEMEEILYELRDHAAGLNAGRWDYLFSIVKNFRDGGAKFVLPDRNLVTMTAPFMRAYTELLVRTCHKRGAHAIGGMAAFIPSRRDAEVNKVAFEKVKNDKDREAGDGFDGSWVAHPDLVPIAMASFDAVLGDKPNQKERLREDVSVAPGDLIAIDSLDARPTYDGLVNAVQVGIRYIEAWLRGLGAVAIFNLMEDAATAEISRSQIWQWINAGVVFEGGEHSGTTVTADLAREVAAQELANIKAEIGEEAFAAGKWQQAHDLLLQVSLDADYADFLTLPAYEQLAG, encoded by the coding sequence ATGTCCGCACCAGCGCCGTCCCCGCTGGCCATCGTCGACGCAGAGCCCCTGCCCAGGCAGGAAGAGGTGCTCACGGACGCGGCCCTCGCCTTCGTGGCCGAGCTGCACCGGCTGTTCACGCCCCGGCGTGACGAGCTCCTCACCCGCCGCGCGGAGCGTCGCGCCGAGATCGCCCGCACCTCCACGCTCGACTTCCTCCCGGAGACCGCTCATATCCGCGAGGACACCACCTGGCGCGTCGCGCCCGCGCCGGCCGCGCTGAACGACCGCCGCGTCGAGATCACCGGTCCCACCGACCGCAAGATGACCATCAACGCCCTCAACTCGGGCGCCAAGGTCTGGCTCGCGGACTTCGAGGACGCCTCGGCCCCCACCTGGGAGAACGTCGTCCTGGGCCAGGTCAACCTGGTCGACGCCTACACCCGCAACATCGACTTCACGGACGAGCGCACCGGCAAGTCGTACGCCCTCAAGGGCAACGACGAGCTCGCGACCGTCGTGATGCGCCCGCGCGGCTGGCACCTGGACGAGCGTCACCTGACGGACGAGGCCGGCCGCCCCGTTCCCGGCGCGCTCGTCGACTTCGGCCTGTACTTCTTCCACAACGCCAAGCGCCTGATCGAGCTCGGCAAGGGCCCGTACTTCTACCTCCCGAAGACGGAGTCGCACCTGGAGGCCCGCCTCTGGAACGAGATCTTCGTCTTCGCGCAGGACTACGTCGGGATCCCGCAGGGCACCGTCCGCGCGACCGTCCTGATCGAGACGATCACGGCCGCGTACGAGATGGAAGAGATCCTCTACGAGCTCCGCGACCACGCCGCCGGCCTGAACGCGGGCCGCTGGGACTACCTGTTCTCCATCGTCAAGAACTTCCGTGACGGCGGCGCCAAGTTCGTCCTGCCGGACCGCAACCTGGTCACGATGACGGCCCCGTTCATGCGCGCGTACACCGAACTCCTCGTCCGCACCTGCCACAAGCGGGGCGCGCACGCGATCGGCGGCATGGCGGCGTTCATCCCGTCGCGGCGCGACGCCGAGGTCAACAAGGTCGCGTTCGAGAAGGTCAAGAACGACAAGGACCGGGAGGCCGGCGACGGCTTCGACGGCTCGTGGGTCGCCCACCCCGACCTGGTCCCGATCGCGATGGCGTCCTTCGACGCGGTCCTCGGCGACAAGCCGAACCAGAAGGAGCGCCTGCGCGAGGACGTGTCCGTGGCGCCCGGCGACCTGATCGCGATCGACTCCCTCGACGCCAGGCCCACCTACGACGGCCTGGTCAACGCCGTCCAGGTCGGCATCCGCTACATCGAGGCGTGGCTGCGCGGCCTCGGCGCCGTCGCCATCTTCAACCTGATGGAGGACGCGGCCACCGCCGAGATCTCCCGCTCGCAGATCTGGCAGTGGATCAACGCCGGTGTCGTCTTCGAGGGCGGCGAGCACTCCGGCACGACCGTCACGGCCGACCTGGCCCGCGAGGTCGCGGCCCAGGAGCTCGCGAACATCAAGGCCGAGATCGGCGAGGAGGCCTTCGCGGCCGGCAAGTGGCAGCAGGCCCACGACCTCCTCCTCCAGGTCTCCCTGGACGCGGACTACGCGGACTTCCTGACGCTGCCCGCGTACGAGCAGCTCGCCGGCTGA
- a CDS encoding nucleotidyltransferase family protein, protein MTHATDDAPVTGLLLAAGGGRRLGGRPKALLTHRGRPLVEHAVAVLRAAGCERVHVVLGAAADDVRARADLTGCVLVENPAWEEGMGSSLRAGLGSLAGTGASAALVLLVDQPGIGAPAVARVRAAYRSAGSLAAAAYDGERGHPVLFGAEHWPGIAASAAGDRGARAYLKEHASELALVECGDVADDYDIDTEADLKHLE, encoded by the coding sequence ATGACACACGCAACGGATGACGCTCCGGTGACGGGACTGCTGCTGGCGGCGGGCGGCGGGCGCAGGCTCGGCGGGCGGCCGAAGGCACTCCTGACGCACCGCGGGCGGCCCCTGGTGGAGCACGCGGTGGCGGTGCTGCGCGCGGCCGGCTGCGAGCGCGTCCACGTCGTGCTCGGAGCTGCCGCCGACGACGTACGGGCGCGGGCGGACCTCACGGGGTGCGTGCTCGTGGAGAACCCGGCGTGGGAGGAGGGCATGGGGTCGTCGCTGCGGGCGGGCCTCGGCTCGCTCGCCGGGACGGGGGCGTCGGCCGCGCTCGTACTCCTGGTGGACCAACCGGGCATCGGCGCGCCCGCGGTGGCTCGGGTCCGGGCCGCGTACCGGTCGGCGGGGTCGCTCGCGGCGGCCGCGTACGACGGGGAACGCGGGCATCCGGTCCTGTTCGGGGCGGAGCACTGGCCGGGGATCGCGGCGAGCGCGGCCGGGGACCGCGGGGCGCGGGCGTACTTGAAGGAGCACGCGTCGGAACTCGCGCTCGTGGAGTGCGGCGATGTGGCCGATGACTACGACATCGACACCGAGGCCGACCTCAAGCACCTTGAATGA
- a CDS encoding DUF5955 family protein, with protein sequence MLRSVGQKLVAVSEEDPRVTELRTAVSRLRRELAAHPAEFPDRAVAEDELAALDAMAAGGLPEIPRLRRSLLLIAGAIGSVSALAKGLGDVRNAVELFGGPPLR encoded by the coding sequence GTGTTGCGGAGCGTGGGGCAGAAGCTGGTGGCGGTCAGCGAAGAGGATCCGCGGGTGACGGAGTTACGCACCGCGGTGTCCAGGCTGCGCCGTGAACTGGCCGCCCATCCGGCCGAGTTCCCCGACCGGGCGGTCGCCGAGGACGAACTGGCGGCCCTGGACGCGATGGCGGCCGGGGGCCTCCCCGAGATCCCGCGCCTGCGCCGCTCCCTGCTGCTCATCGCGGGCGCGATCGGCTCGGTCAGTGCCCTGGCGAAGGGCCTCGGGGACGTGCGGAACGCGGTGGAGCTCTTCGGCGGGCCGCCACTGCGCTGA
- a CDS encoding PLP-dependent aminotransferase family protein, translating to MAGNRVVHALNTPGTDSMNRSLGSRRLAGLLTVTAGEKPGYRALAQGVRTLLLDGRIPLHTRLPAERELATALGVSRATVTAAYDLLREGGYARSRRGAGTWTELPEGQRPASVAVFPTGDDVIDLAVAAPGAPEAELADALAAASALLPRHASTPGYHPYGLPELRAAVAERFTRRGLPTLPEQILITSGAQQAVSLTLGLLARAGDRVLVENPSYPNALDALNRGGMRATPVPVTDGGWDTDLFESALRQTAPRLAYLIPDFHNPTGRLMPREQRVRLLEAARATGTWLVVDETVADIALDVPAPAPFASLAAHGAGEQVVTVGSLSKTHWGGLRIGWVRAGSRLITELATARVPFDMSGSVLDQLVALRLLERMDEVLSERLPRMRAQRDALAEDLARELPEWHWQLPPGGLSLWIDLGRPIASALARAALRHGVRIEGGSRFGADPGTHEHRLRFPYTQPQEVAREAVRRLAQTLADGLGTTGEEPGRPHWVA from the coding sequence ATGGCAGGCAATCGAGTGGTCCACGCCTTGAACACCCCGGGCACGGACAGCATGAACAGATCCCTGGGCAGCCGCCGCCTCGCCGGCCTCCTGACGGTGACCGCCGGGGAGAAGCCCGGCTACCGCGCCCTCGCCCAGGGCGTGCGCACCCTGCTGCTCGACGGTCGTATCCCGCTGCACACCCGGCTGCCCGCAGAGCGCGAGCTGGCCACGGCACTCGGTGTCAGCCGCGCCACGGTCACCGCCGCCTACGACCTGCTGCGCGAGGGCGGCTACGCACGCAGCAGGCGCGGCGCGGGGACCTGGACCGAGCTGCCCGAGGGGCAGCGGCCCGCCAGCGTGGCCGTCTTCCCCACGGGCGACGACGTGATCGACCTCGCCGTCGCGGCGCCCGGCGCGCCCGAGGCGGAACTCGCCGACGCCCTCGCCGCCGCGAGCGCACTGCTGCCCCGGCACGCGTCGACGCCCGGCTACCACCCGTACGGGCTTCCCGAGCTGCGGGCCGCGGTCGCCGAGCGGTTCACGCGGCGCGGCCTGCCGACGCTCCCCGAGCAGATCCTCATCACCTCGGGCGCCCAGCAGGCGGTGTCGCTCACCCTGGGGCTCCTCGCGAGGGCGGGCGACCGCGTCCTGGTCGAGAACCCGTCGTACCCGAACGCCCTGGACGCGCTGAACAGGGGCGGGATGCGGGCCACGCCGGTGCCGGTCACGGACGGCGGCTGGGACACGGACCTGTTCGAGTCGGCGCTGCGCCAGACCGCGCCGCGGCTCGCCTATCTGATCCCGGACTTCCACAACCCGACCGGGCGGCTGATGCCGCGCGAGCAGCGGGTGCGGCTCCTGGAGGCGGCGCGGGCGACCGGTACCTGGCTGGTCGTGGACGAGACGGTCGCCGACATCGCGCTGGACGTGCCCGCCCCCGCGCCGTTCGCCTCGCTCGCGGCGCACGGCGCGGGCGAACAGGTCGTCACCGTGGGCTCGCTGAGCAAGACGCACTGGGGCGGGCTGCGCATCGGCTGGGTGCGGGCCGGGTCGCGGCTCATCACCGAACTGGCCACGGCACGCGTGCCGTTCGACATGTCGGGTTCCGTGCTCGACCAGCTCGTCGCGCTGCGGCTGCTCGAGCGGATGGACGAGGTCCTGAGCGAGCGCCTGCCGCGGATGCGGGCCCAGCGGGACGCGCTCGCCGAGGATCTGGCACGTGAACTGCCGGAGTGGCACTGGCAGTTGCCGCCCGGCGGCCTGTCGCTCTGGATCGACCTGGGCCGCCCGATCGCCTCGGCCCTCGCCCGTGCCGCGCTGCGGCACGGTGTGCGCATCGAGGGCGGCTCCCGCTTCGGCGCGGACCCGGGCACGCACGAGCACCGGCTGCGCTTCCCGTACACCCAGCCGCAGGAGGTCGCCAGGGAGGCGGTGCGCCGCCTGGCACAGACCCTCGCGGACGGCCTCGGCACGACGGGCGAGGAGCCGGGACGGCCGCACTGGGTGGCGTGA
- a CDS encoding universal stress protein, whose translation MTRVGARRTEGVAGQVVVGVSDSLGGLAALRAAAEQARRSGRVLVAVLAWEPPEGEGLYARRPDRRWARHWHGEARERLDRAFAEALGGPPQDVELVRRVVRARPGRALRDAVAGPDDLLVIGVHPRRMWRGRTHRYVVAHAGCPVLTVPAPPLPRHELRALRRASPHDFAAAGPAG comes from the coding sequence GTGACCAGGGTCGGGGCTCGGCGCACCGAGGGAGTGGCCGGGCAGGTCGTCGTCGGGGTGAGCGACTCGCTGGGCGGGCTCGCGGCGCTGCGCGCGGCCGCCGAGCAGGCGCGTCGCTCGGGCCGGGTCCTCGTCGCCGTCCTCGCCTGGGAGCCGCCCGAGGGCGAGGGCCTGTACGCCCGCCGCCCCGACCGGCGGTGGGCCCGGCACTGGCACGGCGAGGCCCGCGAGCGCCTCGACCGCGCCTTCGCCGAAGCGCTCGGCGGGCCGCCCCAGGACGTGGAGCTGGTACGCCGCGTGGTCAGGGCCAGGCCGGGCCGGGCCCTGCGGGACGCGGTGGCGGGCCCGGACGACCTGCTCGTCATCGGCGTCCACCCACGCCGCATGTGGCGCGGACGGACCCACCGCTACGTCGTCGCACACGCCGGCTGCCCGGTCCTGACCGTGCCCGCGCCGCCCCTGCCACGGCACGAACTGCGCGCGCTGCGCCGGGCGAGCCCACATGACTTCGCGGCGGCGGGTCCGGCCGGGTGA